From the Astatotilapia calliptera chromosome 6, fAstCal1.2, whole genome shotgun sequence genome, one window contains:
- the rhot1b gene encoding mitochondrial Rho GTPase 1b isoform X1: MRKDVRILLVGEPKVGKTSLIMSLVSEEFPDVVPYRAEEITIPADVTPERVPTHIVDYSEAEQTDEQLFQEISKANVICIVYAVNNKKSIEKVTSHWIPLITENTDKDSRVPLILVGNKSDLVEHSSMETILPIMNQYSEIETCVECSAKNLKNISELFYYAQKAVLHPTGPLYCPEKKDMKPLCVKALTRIFKVSDLDNDGNLNDNELNFFQRTCFNTPLEPQALEDVKNVVRKNLIDGVCDNGLTLKGFLFLHTLFIQRGRHETTWTVLRRFGYDDDLELNQDYLFPPLKIPPDCTTELNHNAYLFLQSVFDKHDKDRDCALSPEELRDLFDVFPYMPWGPDVNNTVCTNDQGWITYQGYLSQWTLTTYLDVQRCLEYFGYLGYSIIAEQESQAAGITVTRDKKIDLQKKQTQRSVFRCNVFGDIGSGKSGFLQAFLGRNLMRQKTIKEEHRSYYAINTTYVYGQEKYLLLHEVFPDFDYLSDSDLACDIVCLVYDVSNPYSFEYCAKVFKQYFMDSKTPCMMIAAKSDLPEVKQMYGCSPLEFCRRHKMPPPQSFTCNAASAPNRDIYTKLTTMAMYPHARLRCMCTCNRCTFCLCQNFLNSELLQTVRAKLYAVVLRRHVSQADLKSSTFWLRASVGATVFAVLGFAMYRVLLKTR; the protein is encoded by the exons ATGCGCAAAGACGTGAGGATATTATTAGTGGGAGAGC CCAAGGTGGGGAAGACCTCTCTCATCATGTCACTGGTCAGCGAGGAGTTCCCAGATGTG GTTCCCTATCGAGCTGAAGAAATTACCATACCGGCTGATGTTACACCGGAGAGAGTTCCCACACACATTGTGGATTACTCTG AGGCAGAGCAGACGGATGAGCAGTTATTTCAGGAGATTTCCAAG GCAAATGTGATTTGCATTGTCTACGCTGTCAACAACAAGAAGTCTATAGAGAAG GTGACGAGCCACTGGATCCCCCTCATTACAGAGAACACAGACAAGGACAGCAG GGTTCCCCTGATCCTGGTGGGGAACAAGTCTGATTTGGTGGAGCACAGCAGCATGGAGACCATACTTCCCATTATGAATCAGTACAGTGAGATAGAGACTTGCGTTGAG TGTTCAGCAAAGAACCTGAAGAACATCTCCGAGCTTTTCTACTATGCTCAAAAGGCAGTTCTCCACCCCACTGGTCCCCTCTACTGTCCAGAGAAAAAAGAT ATGAAGCCACTTTGTGTAAAAGCTCTCACTCGAATCTTCAAAGTGTCAGACCTAGATAACGATGGTAATCTCAACGACAACGAGCTCAACTTTTTTCAG CGGACGTGCTTCAACACCCCGTTGGAGCCTCAGGCGTTAGAGGATGTAAAAAATGTGGTGAGGAAGAATTTAATTGATGGCGTGTGTGACAACGGCCTCACTCTTAAAG GATTTTTGTTTCTCCACACGCTGTTCATTCAGCGAGGACGCCATGAAACAACCTGGACAGTACTCAGGCGATTTGGATATGATGATGACCTCGAGTTAAATCAGGACTATCTCTTCCCTCC GTTGAAAATTCCCCCAGACTGCACTACTGAGCTCAACCATAATGCCTACCTCTTCCTCCAGAGCGTCTTTGACAAACACGATAAG GACCGTGACTGTGCCTTGTCACCAGAGGAGCTGAGGGActtgtttgatgtttttcccTACATGCCCTGGGGGCCAGATGTCAATAACACAGTTTGCACTAATGACCAAGGCTGGATCACCTACCAGGGGTATCTCTCACAGTGGAC GTTAACAACTTATCTGGATGTCCAAAGATGTTTGGAGTATTTTGGGTATCTTGGTTACTCAATAATTGCTGAGCAGGAGTCCCAAGCTGCAGGAATAACAG TGACCAGGGATAAGAAGATTGACCTGCAGAAGAAGCAGACCCAGCGCAGCGTCTTCCGCTGTAATGTTTTTGGAGACATTGGCAGTGGCAAGAGTGGCTTCCTACAAGCCTTTCTGGGTAGAAACCTCATG CGCCAGAAGACCATTAAAGAGGAGCACAGATCCTACTATGCCATCAATACAACCTATGTTTATGGCCAGGAGAAATACCTTCTC CTTCACGAAGTGTTTCCTGACTTCGACTACCTGTCTGACTCTGATCTGGCCTGTGACATCGTCTGCCTAGTCTATGACGTCAGCAACCCTTACTCCTTTGAGTACTGCGCCAAGGTTTTCAAG CAATACTTCATGGACAGCAAGACGCCATGTATGATGATTGCAGCAAAGTCAGACCTGCCAGAGGTCAAGCAGATGTATGGCTGCAGTCCTCTGGAGTTCTGTCGGAGGCACAAGATGCCCCCGCCTCAGTCTTTCACTTGTAACGCAGCCTCAGCACCCAACAGAGACATCTACACCAAACTTACCACCATGGCTATGTATCC CCACGCCCGGCTGCGCTGCATGTGCACTTGTAACCGGTGCACATTCTGCTTGTGTCAGAACTTCCTCAACTCTGAGCTGCTGCAGACGGTCAGGGCCAAACTCTACGCTGTCGTACTCCGAAG ACACGTTAGCCAAGCGGACCTGAAGAGCTCGACCTTCTGGCTGAGAGCGAGCGTTGGAGCCACAGTGTTTGCAGTGCTGGGATTCGCCATGTACAGAGTGCTGCTCAAAACGCGGTGA
- the rhot1b gene encoding mitochondrial Rho GTPase 1b isoform X3 — MRKDVRILLVGEPKVGKTSLIMSLVSEEFPDVVPYRAEEITIPADVTPERVPTHIVDYSEAEQTDEQLFQEISKANVICIVYAVNNKKSIEKVTSHWIPLITENTDKDSRVPLILVGNKSDLVEHSSMETILPIMNQYSEIETCVECSAKNLKNISELFYYAQKAVLHPTGPLYCPEKKDMKPLCVKALTRIFKVSDLDNDGNLNDNELNFFQRTCFNTPLEPQALEDVKNVVRKNLIDGVCDNGLTLKGFLFLHTLFIQRGRHETTWTVLRRFGYDDDLELNQDYLFPPLKIPPDCTTELNHNAYLFLQSVFDKHDKDRDCALSPEELRDLFDVFPYMPWGPDVNNTVCTNDQGWITYQGYLSQWTLTTYLDVQRCLEYFGYLGYSIIAEQESQAAGITVTRDKKIDLQKKQTQRSVFRCNVFGDIGSGKSGFLQAFLGRNLMRQKTIKEEHRSYYAINTTYVYGQEKYLLLHEVFPDFDYLSDSDLACDIVCLVYDVSNPYSFEYCAKVFKQYFMDSKTPCMMIAAKSDLPEVKQMYGCSPLEFCRRHKMPPPQSFTCNAASAPNRDIYTKLTTMAMYPHVSQADLKSSTFWLRASVGATVFAVLGFAMYRVLLKTR; from the exons ATGCGCAAAGACGTGAGGATATTATTAGTGGGAGAGC CCAAGGTGGGGAAGACCTCTCTCATCATGTCACTGGTCAGCGAGGAGTTCCCAGATGTG GTTCCCTATCGAGCTGAAGAAATTACCATACCGGCTGATGTTACACCGGAGAGAGTTCCCACACACATTGTGGATTACTCTG AGGCAGAGCAGACGGATGAGCAGTTATTTCAGGAGATTTCCAAG GCAAATGTGATTTGCATTGTCTACGCTGTCAACAACAAGAAGTCTATAGAGAAG GTGACGAGCCACTGGATCCCCCTCATTACAGAGAACACAGACAAGGACAGCAG GGTTCCCCTGATCCTGGTGGGGAACAAGTCTGATTTGGTGGAGCACAGCAGCATGGAGACCATACTTCCCATTATGAATCAGTACAGTGAGATAGAGACTTGCGTTGAG TGTTCAGCAAAGAACCTGAAGAACATCTCCGAGCTTTTCTACTATGCTCAAAAGGCAGTTCTCCACCCCACTGGTCCCCTCTACTGTCCAGAGAAAAAAGAT ATGAAGCCACTTTGTGTAAAAGCTCTCACTCGAATCTTCAAAGTGTCAGACCTAGATAACGATGGTAATCTCAACGACAACGAGCTCAACTTTTTTCAG CGGACGTGCTTCAACACCCCGTTGGAGCCTCAGGCGTTAGAGGATGTAAAAAATGTGGTGAGGAAGAATTTAATTGATGGCGTGTGTGACAACGGCCTCACTCTTAAAG GATTTTTGTTTCTCCACACGCTGTTCATTCAGCGAGGACGCCATGAAACAACCTGGACAGTACTCAGGCGATTTGGATATGATGATGACCTCGAGTTAAATCAGGACTATCTCTTCCCTCC GTTGAAAATTCCCCCAGACTGCACTACTGAGCTCAACCATAATGCCTACCTCTTCCTCCAGAGCGTCTTTGACAAACACGATAAG GACCGTGACTGTGCCTTGTCACCAGAGGAGCTGAGGGActtgtttgatgtttttcccTACATGCCCTGGGGGCCAGATGTCAATAACACAGTTTGCACTAATGACCAAGGCTGGATCACCTACCAGGGGTATCTCTCACAGTGGAC GTTAACAACTTATCTGGATGTCCAAAGATGTTTGGAGTATTTTGGGTATCTTGGTTACTCAATAATTGCTGAGCAGGAGTCCCAAGCTGCAGGAATAACAG TGACCAGGGATAAGAAGATTGACCTGCAGAAGAAGCAGACCCAGCGCAGCGTCTTCCGCTGTAATGTTTTTGGAGACATTGGCAGTGGCAAGAGTGGCTTCCTACAAGCCTTTCTGGGTAGAAACCTCATG CGCCAGAAGACCATTAAAGAGGAGCACAGATCCTACTATGCCATCAATACAACCTATGTTTATGGCCAGGAGAAATACCTTCTC CTTCACGAAGTGTTTCCTGACTTCGACTACCTGTCTGACTCTGATCTGGCCTGTGACATCGTCTGCCTAGTCTATGACGTCAGCAACCCTTACTCCTTTGAGTACTGCGCCAAGGTTTTCAAG CAATACTTCATGGACAGCAAGACGCCATGTATGATGATTGCAGCAAAGTCAGACCTGCCAGAGGTCAAGCAGATGTATGGCTGCAGTCCTCTGGAGTTCTGTCGGAGGCACAAGATGCCCCCGCCTCAGTCTTTCACTTGTAACGCAGCCTCAGCACCCAACAGAGACATCTACACCAAACTTACCACCATGGCTATGTATCC ACACGTTAGCCAAGCGGACCTGAAGAGCTCGACCTTCTGGCTGAGAGCGAGCGTTGGAGCCACAGTGTTTGCAGTGCTGGGATTCGCCATGTACAGAGTGCTGCTCAAAACGCGGTGA
- the rhot1b gene encoding mitochondrial Rho GTPase 1b isoform X2, with the protein MCFRAKVGKTSLIMSLVSEEFPDVVPYRAEEITIPADVTPERVPTHIVDYSEAEQTDEQLFQEISKANVICIVYAVNNKKSIEKVTSHWIPLITENTDKDSRVPLILVGNKSDLVEHSSMETILPIMNQYSEIETCVECSAKNLKNISELFYYAQKAVLHPTGPLYCPEKKDMKPLCVKALTRIFKVSDLDNDGNLNDNELNFFQRTCFNTPLEPQALEDVKNVVRKNLIDGVCDNGLTLKGFLFLHTLFIQRGRHETTWTVLRRFGYDDDLELNQDYLFPPLKIPPDCTTELNHNAYLFLQSVFDKHDKDRDCALSPEELRDLFDVFPYMPWGPDVNNTVCTNDQGWITYQGYLSQWTLTTYLDVQRCLEYFGYLGYSIIAEQESQAAGITVTRDKKIDLQKKQTQRSVFRCNVFGDIGSGKSGFLQAFLGRNLMRQKTIKEEHRSYYAINTTYVYGQEKYLLLHEVFPDFDYLSDSDLACDIVCLVYDVSNPYSFEYCAKVFKQYFMDSKTPCMMIAAKSDLPEVKQMYGCSPLEFCRRHKMPPPQSFTCNAASAPNRDIYTKLTTMAMYPHARLRCMCTCNRCTFCLCQNFLNSELLQTVRAKLYAVVLRRHVSQADLKSSTFWLRASVGATVFAVLGFAMYRVLLKTR; encoded by the exons ATGTGCTTTAGAg CCAAGGTGGGGAAGACCTCTCTCATCATGTCACTGGTCAGCGAGGAGTTCCCAGATGTG GTTCCCTATCGAGCTGAAGAAATTACCATACCGGCTGATGTTACACCGGAGAGAGTTCCCACACACATTGTGGATTACTCTG AGGCAGAGCAGACGGATGAGCAGTTATTTCAGGAGATTTCCAAG GCAAATGTGATTTGCATTGTCTACGCTGTCAACAACAAGAAGTCTATAGAGAAG GTGACGAGCCACTGGATCCCCCTCATTACAGAGAACACAGACAAGGACAGCAG GGTTCCCCTGATCCTGGTGGGGAACAAGTCTGATTTGGTGGAGCACAGCAGCATGGAGACCATACTTCCCATTATGAATCAGTACAGTGAGATAGAGACTTGCGTTGAG TGTTCAGCAAAGAACCTGAAGAACATCTCCGAGCTTTTCTACTATGCTCAAAAGGCAGTTCTCCACCCCACTGGTCCCCTCTACTGTCCAGAGAAAAAAGAT ATGAAGCCACTTTGTGTAAAAGCTCTCACTCGAATCTTCAAAGTGTCAGACCTAGATAACGATGGTAATCTCAACGACAACGAGCTCAACTTTTTTCAG CGGACGTGCTTCAACACCCCGTTGGAGCCTCAGGCGTTAGAGGATGTAAAAAATGTGGTGAGGAAGAATTTAATTGATGGCGTGTGTGACAACGGCCTCACTCTTAAAG GATTTTTGTTTCTCCACACGCTGTTCATTCAGCGAGGACGCCATGAAACAACCTGGACAGTACTCAGGCGATTTGGATATGATGATGACCTCGAGTTAAATCAGGACTATCTCTTCCCTCC GTTGAAAATTCCCCCAGACTGCACTACTGAGCTCAACCATAATGCCTACCTCTTCCTCCAGAGCGTCTTTGACAAACACGATAAG GACCGTGACTGTGCCTTGTCACCAGAGGAGCTGAGGGActtgtttgatgtttttcccTACATGCCCTGGGGGCCAGATGTCAATAACACAGTTTGCACTAATGACCAAGGCTGGATCACCTACCAGGGGTATCTCTCACAGTGGAC GTTAACAACTTATCTGGATGTCCAAAGATGTTTGGAGTATTTTGGGTATCTTGGTTACTCAATAATTGCTGAGCAGGAGTCCCAAGCTGCAGGAATAACAG TGACCAGGGATAAGAAGATTGACCTGCAGAAGAAGCAGACCCAGCGCAGCGTCTTCCGCTGTAATGTTTTTGGAGACATTGGCAGTGGCAAGAGTGGCTTCCTACAAGCCTTTCTGGGTAGAAACCTCATG CGCCAGAAGACCATTAAAGAGGAGCACAGATCCTACTATGCCATCAATACAACCTATGTTTATGGCCAGGAGAAATACCTTCTC CTTCACGAAGTGTTTCCTGACTTCGACTACCTGTCTGACTCTGATCTGGCCTGTGACATCGTCTGCCTAGTCTATGACGTCAGCAACCCTTACTCCTTTGAGTACTGCGCCAAGGTTTTCAAG CAATACTTCATGGACAGCAAGACGCCATGTATGATGATTGCAGCAAAGTCAGACCTGCCAGAGGTCAAGCAGATGTATGGCTGCAGTCCTCTGGAGTTCTGTCGGAGGCACAAGATGCCCCCGCCTCAGTCTTTCACTTGTAACGCAGCCTCAGCACCCAACAGAGACATCTACACCAAACTTACCACCATGGCTATGTATCC CCACGCCCGGCTGCGCTGCATGTGCACTTGTAACCGGTGCACATTCTGCTTGTGTCAGAACTTCCTCAACTCTGAGCTGCTGCAGACGGTCAGGGCCAAACTCTACGCTGTCGTACTCCGAAG ACACGTTAGCCAAGCGGACCTGAAGAGCTCGACCTTCTGGCTGAGAGCGAGCGTTGGAGCCACAGTGTTTGCAGTGCTGGGATTCGCCATGTACAGAGTGCTGCTCAAAACGCGGTGA
- the LOC113024029 gene encoding arf-GAP with dual PH domain-containing protein 2-like, producing MATSERNNKILLDLVQQPGNNLCADCGAPDPDWASYTLGVFVCLNCSGMHRNLPAVSKVKSIRLDHWEDSLVEFMQEKGNSAAKAIFEKCVPVFFYQPQQKDCIVLKDQWIRAKYERREFTGENIYFQKVYSAELFEATLWKKGKDSKQFFKSTFLLSQKDFTLRYFIKEDSKVPKAVINMKDLNAVFQPEKIGHATGLQISYVDDERSKNLFVYHEDGQVIVSFFNAIRATRLAYLLKKNPTLQEKDLKHQLTAHCLKEGYMEKTGPTQREPFKKRWFTLCSMNRKLLYFKSPLDATELGAVFIGTESHGYSVSETSSRNARGSRWCCGISLETPERQFVFMCEQEQEQSEWIMAFRKVISQPMTPEDYSNEANLRRGK from the exons ATGGCCACTTCtgaaagaaataacaaaattcTCCTTGATTTGGTGCAACAGCCGGGTAACAACTTGTGTGCTGACTGTGGAGCTCCTG ACCCTGACTGGGCTTCTTACACTCTCGGCGTCTTTGTGTGCCTGAACTGCTCGGGGATGCATCGTAATCTGCCTGCAGTCAGCAAAGTGAAATCCATACGGCTGGATCATTGGGAAGATTCACTTGTAGAG TTCATGCAAGAGAAGGGAAATTCTGCTGCCAAAGCTATTTTTGAGAAGTGTGTCCCGGTCTTTTTCTACCAACCACAGCAGAAAGATTGCAT cGTTCTTAAGGATCAGTGGATCCGTGCCAAGTACGAAAGACGGGAATTCACAGGAGAAAACATCTACTTTCAAAAAGTGTACAGTGCAG AACTGTTTGAGGCAACACTATGGAAGAAAGGCAAAGACAGTAAGCAGTTCTTTAAAAGCACCTTCCTGCTCTCACAGAAAGACTTCACCCTCAGATACTTCATCAAAGAGGAT TCCAAGGTTCCCAAAGCTGTCATCAACATGAAGGATCTGAATGCAGTCTTCCAACCAGAGAAGATCGGTCATGCTACCGGTTTGCAGATCTCCTATGTGGATGATGAACGCTCAAAGAACCTTTTTGTGTACCACGAGGACGGGCAG GtgattgtgtcttttttcaatGCTATTCGGGCAACACGTTTGGCATACCTCCTGAAGAAAAACCCCACTCTTCAAGAAAAAGAC TTAAAACATCAGCTAACAGCACATTGCCTGAAGGAGGGATACATGGAGAAAACTGGTCCGACG CAACGGGAGCCATTCAAGAAGCGCTGGTTCACGCTGTGCTCAATGAACAGAAAGCTTCTATACTTTAAATCTCCACTG GATGCTACAGAGCTGGGTGCTGTCTTCATCGGCACAGAGAGCCACGGCTACTCTGTTTCAGAAACCAGCAGCCGCAACGCGAGGGGAAGCCGGTGGTGCTGCGGGATCTCACTGGAGACTCCGGAGAggcagtttgtttttatgtgtgagcaggagcaggagcagagCGAGTGGATAATGGCTTTCAGAAAGGTCATCTCTCAACCCATGACACCAGAAGACTACTCTA atgaGGCCAacctgaggagaggaaaatgA